A genomic window from Nocardioides sp. BP30 includes:
- a CDS encoding LrgB family protein — translation MRVHETWSWLHTSPLPWLVLTLAAYELGRRLRARTGHPLAQPVLIALVIVCVTIEVTGTSYADYRSATDLIAFFLGPATVALAIPLHRQTHRLRGLAVPMLLGLLAGTVVSTAGGILLVRWCGGGEALARTMAPKATTTPVAIALADRFDGVAALAAVFAIGAGTLGAVAGPTVLSLLRIREHRARGLALGAVSHGIGTSRALHDDPIEGAFAGLSMGVTALLTCLVLPVAVALML, via the coding sequence ATGAGAGTGCATGAGACCTGGAGCTGGCTGCACACCTCCCCGCTGCCGTGGCTGGTGCTCACCCTCGCCGCCTACGAGCTGGGCCGCCGCCTCCGGGCCCGGACCGGACATCCGCTCGCCCAGCCGGTGCTGATCGCGCTGGTGATCGTGTGCGTCACGATCGAGGTCACCGGCACCAGCTACGCCGACTACCGCTCGGCCACCGATCTCATCGCGTTCTTCCTCGGCCCGGCCACCGTCGCCCTCGCCATCCCGCTGCACCGCCAGACCCACCGGCTGCGCGGCCTCGCCGTACCCATGCTCCTGGGGCTGCTCGCCGGCACCGTCGTCTCGACCGCCGGCGGCATCCTGCTGGTCCGGTGGTGCGGCGGCGGCGAGGCCCTCGCCCGCACCATGGCGCCCAAGGCGACCACCACGCCGGTGGCGATCGCGCTGGCCGACCGATTCGACGGCGTCGCGGCGCTGGCGGCGGTCTTCGCGATCGGGGCCGGCACGCTCGGCGCCGTCGCAGGACCCACGGTGCTGAGTCTGCTGCGCATCCGCGAGCACCGTGCCCGGGGGCTGGCGCTCGGCGCCGTCTCGCACGGGATCGGTACCTCGCGGGCGCTCCACGACGACCCGATCGAGGGCGCCTTCGCCGGGCTCAGCATGGGCGTGACGGCCCTGCTCACCTGCCTGGTGCTGCCCGTCGCGGTGGCGCTGATGCTCTGA